Proteins from one Pseudomonas bijieensis genomic window:
- a CDS encoding PA3496 family putative envelope integrity protein — protein sequence MSTGKEQLDVEDEFIAVEADDVEPVVVEVAKTNLSKRRTIDNLLEERRLQKQLADYDFDL from the coding sequence ATGAGTACTGGCAAAGAACAACTGGATGTAGAAGACGAATTCATCGCCGTTGAGGCCGACGACGTTGAACCTGTGGTCGTGGAAGTGGCGAAAACCAACCTGAGCAAGCGCCGCACCATTGATAACCTGCTGGAAGAGCGCCGTCTGCAGAAGCAACTGGCCGATTACGACTTTGACCTCTGA
- a CDS encoding Rnf-Nqr domain containing protein, with protein sequence MNKPWGLTHGLLLVPLIGASHSLVGALGLWLAWALILFSHGLTMGLVRQRLTTRQRLLASIVLAATLTTCTGFIVQAWALELYRPLSLYVGWIALSCVALEHEGFFVESRWLGRLRLVGLFGLLMISLGAVRGLIGSSLPLALLAPGGFILLGLLLAARQAWTADTPPSTIEETPRP encoded by the coding sequence ATGAATAAACCATGGGGGCTGACACACGGCCTGCTGCTCGTCCCATTGATCGGCGCGAGTCATTCGCTGGTCGGCGCGCTGGGGTTGTGGCTGGCCTGGGCCTTGATTCTCTTCAGCCATGGTTTGACGATGGGGCTTGTCCGGCAGCGCCTGACAACCCGTCAACGGCTGCTCGCCTCCATCGTGCTGGCCGCGACCCTGACCACCTGCACGGGCTTTATCGTCCAGGCCTGGGCGCTGGAACTGTACCGTCCGTTGAGCCTTTACGTTGGCTGGATCGCCCTGAGCTGCGTGGCGCTGGAGCATGAGGGATTCTTCGTTGAGTCTCGCTGGCTTGGGCGCCTGAGGCTGGTTGGGCTGTTCGGTCTCTTGATGATCAGCCTGGGCGCCGTGCGTGGGCTGATCGGCAGCAGCCTTCCCCTGGCCTTGCTCGCCCCAGGCGGGTTCATTCTGCTTGGGCTGCTGTTGGCGGCCCGACAGGCTTGGACGGCTGACACTCCCCCTTCAACTATCGAGGAAACGCCGCGCCCATGA
- a CDS encoding Rnf-Nqr domain containing protein codes for MTEIVLTLFSAALINNLVLHWPLGVDPLLAANGRKQVHALGLATAFLMLMVGALGYLLDHWLLVPANLTSLRLFAWLSLSVLLIGPLLHWLARWLPALPFEGLWPLLLANAGILGLTLLNSQDDRGLGHAIATSLGAGLGFWLVLSLFDDLRQRVFNNDIPLPFRGLPIQLISAGLMAVAFLGLRGLVKT; via the coding sequence ATGACCGAAATCGTCCTCACGCTGTTCAGCGCTGCCCTGATCAACAACCTCGTGTTGCATTGGCCGCTGGGCGTCGATCCGCTGCTGGCGGCCAATGGTCGAAAGCAGGTGCACGCCTTGGGCCTGGCGACGGCGTTCCTGATGCTGATGGTTGGCGCCTTGGGCTATCTGCTGGACCACTGGCTGCTGGTCCCGGCAAACCTGACATCGCTGCGCCTGTTTGCCTGGTTGTCCTTGAGCGTGCTGTTGATCGGCCCATTGCTGCACTGGCTGGCGCGCTGGCTGCCGGCATTGCCGTTCGAGGGGCTGTGGCCGCTGTTGCTCGCAAATGCCGGTATCCTCGGCCTCACGCTACTCAACAGCCAGGATGATCGGGGCCTGGGCCATGCCATCGCCACGAGCCTGGGCGCCGGGCTGGGATTCTGGCTGGTGCTGAGCCTGTTCGATGATTTGCGCCAACGCGTCTTCAATAACGATATTCCCCTGCCCTTTCGGGGCCTGCCGATTCAGTTGATCAGTGCCGGACTGATGGCGGTGGCCTTTCTCGGATTGCGCGGGCTGGTCAAAACATGA
- a CDS encoding RnfABCDGE type electron transport complex subunit G: MNNRGGVAILILVIGLGVGATYLTHLGTAGRIEAQRQALANRALLEVLPTERYDNQPLAHPIVPASVTLAHSTLLGGYLATRSGQPSAVLLRSQAQGYEGSIELLIAIDPQGRLLGVKTLRQSETRGLGAAIAGWPNAWLQTFTGKSRQAPEDSGWALKKDQGQFDQLAGATVTSRAVLQAVHDALRYFDEHKAQLTGVAANE, from the coding sequence ATGAATAATCGCGGCGGCGTGGCAATCCTGATCCTGGTGATCGGCCTGGGCGTTGGTGCCACTTACCTCACTCACCTCGGCACGGCCGGGCGCATCGAGGCCCAGCGGCAAGCGTTGGCGAACAGAGCCTTGCTCGAGGTGCTGCCCACTGAACGCTATGACAACCAGCCGTTGGCGCACCCCATTGTCCCAGCCTCGGTGACCTTGGCTCACAGCACGCTGCTGGGCGGCTACCTGGCGACCCGCAGCGGCCAGCCCAGCGCCGTGCTGCTACGTAGCCAGGCGCAGGGCTATGAAGGCAGCATCGAATTGCTGATCGCCATCGATCCACAGGGCCGGTTGCTGGGCGTCAAGACCCTGCGCCAATCCGAAACACGCGGGTTGGGCGCGGCGATTGCCGGTTGGCCGAACGCCTGGCTGCAGACTTTCACCGGTAAATCACGTCAAGCGCCTGAAGACAGCGGCTGGGCCTTGAAAAAGGACCAGGGGCAATTTGATCAACTGGCAGGCGCGACAGTGACATCCCGGGCGGTCCTGCAGGCTGTGCACGATGCGCTGCGTTACTTCGACGAGCACAAGGCTCAGTTGACGGGGGTGGCGGCGAATGAATAA
- the nth gene encoding endonuclease III, whose product MNAAKRLEIFRRFHEDNPEPKTELAYSSPFELLIAVILSAQSTDVGVNKATAKLFPVANTPEAIYALGVEGLSEYIKTIGLFNSKAKNVIETCRLLIERHASEVPQTREALEALPGVGRKTANVVLNTAFRQLTMAVDTHIFRVSNRTGLAPGKNVVEVEKKLMKFVPKEFLLDSHHWLILHGRYVCLARKPRCGSCRIEDLCEYKHKTSDD is encoded by the coding sequence ATGAACGCCGCAAAACGCCTGGAAATATTTCGTCGCTTTCACGAGGACAACCCGGAACCAAAGACCGAACTGGCCTATTCCTCGCCGTTCGAGTTGCTGATCGCGGTCATCCTCTCGGCCCAGTCCACCGACGTCGGCGTCAACAAAGCCACGGCCAAACTTTTCCCGGTGGCCAATACGCCAGAGGCGATCTATGCCCTGGGCGTCGAGGGACTGTCCGAGTACATCAAGACCATCGGGCTATTCAACAGCAAGGCCAAAAACGTAATCGAGACCTGCCGCCTGTTGATCGAGCGCCACGCCAGTGAGGTCCCACAGACCCGTGAAGCGCTGGAAGCCCTTCCGGGCGTGGGCCGCAAAACCGCCAACGTCGTACTCAACACCGCGTTTCGGCAGTTGACCATGGCGGTCGACACCCACATTTTCCGTGTCAGCAACCGCACCGGGCTGGCCCCCGGCAAAAACGTGGTGGAGGTCGAGAAGAAATTGATGAAATTCGTCCCCAAGGAATTCCTGCTGGACTCCCATCACTGGCTCATCCTTCACGGACGCTACGTCTGCCTGGCGCGCAAGCCCCGCTGTGGCAGCTGTCGAATCGAAGACTTATGCGAATACAAGCACAAGACCTCCGACGATTGA
- the rsxB gene encoding electron transport complex subunit RsxB, giving the protein MSLIQRIDALLPQTQCGKCGHPGCKPYAEGIAQGEPINKCPPGGRETIAALAELMKVPVLELDTSRGSAPAQIAFIREAECIGCTKCIQACPVDAIVGAAKLMHTVLIDECTGCDLCVAPCPVDCIEMRPLPTATLPIVGGLAFSAAEQQARTAKRNHARRRFEQRNTRLRREEEQRQAERLARNQRAAQTQPQEQGQALDPVQAALERVRAQKAATADAALKKAKVDLAMSRAQLNKSLKAFGHPPTFEQQSQLIVLQRQFEAAEQALSQLENATPSTAPAPAPANSAELKRAKIQLAMRRAELSKARAATVSDEQLRALEQAVKDAERQVDAHAAS; this is encoded by the coding sequence ATGAGCCTGATTCAACGTATCGACGCCTTGCTGCCGCAGACTCAGTGCGGCAAGTGCGGCCATCCCGGGTGCAAGCCCTACGCCGAAGGCATCGCCCAGGGTGAGCCGATCAACAAATGCCCGCCCGGTGGACGCGAAACCATCGCCGCCCTGGCCGAGCTGATGAAAGTGCCAGTATTGGAACTGGACACCAGCCGCGGCAGTGCCCCGGCGCAGATTGCCTTTATCCGCGAAGCCGAATGCATCGGTTGTACCAAGTGCATCCAGGCCTGCCCGGTGGACGCGATTGTCGGCGCGGCGAAGCTGATGCACACCGTCCTCATCGACGAATGCACCGGCTGCGATCTTTGCGTGGCGCCCTGTCCGGTCGATTGCATTGAAATGCGTCCTCTGCCGACGGCGACCCTGCCGATCGTCGGCGGCCTGGCCTTCAGCGCCGCAGAGCAACAGGCGCGAACCGCCAAGCGCAACCACGCCCGGCGCCGCTTCGAACAGCGCAATACGCGCCTACGCCGCGAAGAAGAACAGCGCCAGGCCGAACGCCTGGCTCGCAACCAACGCGCAGCCCAGACTCAACCCCAGGAACAGGGCCAGGCACTCGACCCCGTACAAGCCGCACTGGAGCGCGTGCGCGCGCAAAAAGCCGCCACCGCCGATGCTGCCTTGAAAAAAGCCAAGGTCGACCTGGCCATGAGCCGGGCGCAATTGAACAAATCCTTGAAAGCGTTCGGCCATCCGCCAACCTTCGAGCAACAGTCGCAACTGATCGTGCTGCAACGCCAGTTCGAAGCAGCCGAGCAGGCCCTGAGCCAACTGGAAAACGCCACCCCCTCGACCGCTCCAGCTCCTGCACCGGCGAACAGCGCCGAGCTGAAGCGAGCCAAGATCCAACTGGCGATGCGCCGCGCCGAACTCAGCAAGGCCCGGGCGGCTACGGTATCGGATGAACAACTGCGGGCATTGGAACAAGCGGTGAAGGATGCCGAACGCCAGGTGGACGCCCATGCCGCTTCCTGA
- a CDS encoding argininosuccinate synthase: protein MADVNKVVLAYSGGLDTSVILKWLQDTYNCEVVTFTADLGQGEEVEPARAKAQAMGVKEIYIDDLREEFVRDFVFPMFRANTVYEGEYLLGTSIARPLIAKRLIEIANETGADAISHGATGKGNDQVRFELGAYALKPGVKVIAPWREWDLLSREKLMDYAEKHAIPIERHGKKKSPYSMDANLLHISYEGGVLEDTWTEHEEDMWRWTVSPEKAPDTPQYLELTYRNGDIVALDGVEMSPATVLATLNRIGGEHGIGRLDIVENRYVGMKSRGCYETPGGTIMLRAHRAIESITLDREVAHLKDELMPKYASLIYTGYWWSPERLMLQQMIDASQTNVNGVVRLKLYKGNVIVTGRKSDDSLFDANIATFEEDGGAYNQADAAGFIKLNALRMRIAANKGRKLF from the coding sequence ATGGCGGACGTAAACAAGGTCGTTCTGGCGTATTCCGGCGGCCTGGACACTTCGGTGATCCTCAAGTGGCTGCAGGACACTTATAACTGCGAAGTGGTGACCTTCACCGCTGACCTGGGACAGGGCGAGGAAGTCGAGCCTGCACGCGCCAAGGCCCAGGCCATGGGCGTCAAAGAGATCTACATCGATGACCTGCGCGAAGAGTTCGTCCGCGACTTCGTGTTCCCGATGTTCCGCGCCAATACCGTTTACGAAGGTGAGTACCTGCTGGGTACCTCCATCGCCCGTCCGTTGATCGCCAAGCGCCTGATCGAAATCGCCAACGAAACCGGCGCCGACGCCATTTCCCATGGCGCCACCGGCAAGGGCAACGACCAGGTGCGTTTCGAGCTGGGTGCCTATGCCCTCAAGCCTGGCGTTAAAGTCATTGCCCCATGGCGTGAGTGGGACTTGCTGTCCCGTGAAAAACTGATGGACTACGCCGAGAAGCACGCGATTCCGATCGAGCGCCACGGCAAGAAGAAATCCCCGTACTCGATGGACGCCAACCTGCTGCACATCTCCTATGAAGGCGGCGTGCTGGAAGACACCTGGACCGAGCACGAAGAAGACATGTGGCGCTGGACCGTCTCCCCGGAGAAGGCCCCCGATACCCCGCAGTACCTGGAGCTGACCTATCGCAACGGCGATATCGTCGCACTGGACGGCGTTGAGATGAGCCCGGCCACCGTGCTGGCGACCCTGAACCGCATCGGTGGCGAACACGGCATCGGTCGCCTGGACATCGTCGAGAACCGCTATGTGGGCATGAAGTCCCGTGGCTGCTACGAAACTCCCGGCGGCACCATCATGCTGCGCGCCCACCGGGCGATCGAATCGATCACCCTGGACCGCGAAGTGGCTCACCTCAAAGACGAGTTGATGCCCAAGTATGCCAGCCTGATCTACACCGGCTACTGGTGGAGCCCTGAGCGTCTGATGCTGCAACAGATGATCGACGCCTCCCAGACCAACGTGAACGGTGTCGTGCGCCTGAAGTTGTACAAGGGCAACGTGATCGTGACCGGGCGCAAGTCCGACGACTCGCTGTTCGATGCCAACATCGCGACCTTCGAAGAAGACGGCGGTGCCTACAACCAGGCCGACGCGGCCGGCTTCATCAAGCTCAACGCCCTGCGCATGCGCATCGCGGCGAACAAGGGTCGCAAGCTGTTCTGA
- a CDS encoding response regulator transcription factor: MNKVLIVDDHPVIRLAVRLLMERHGYEVVAETDNGVDALQLARELMPDIVILDIGIPKLDGLEVIARLAAIPSSMKVLVLTSQAPGHFSMRCMQTGAAGYVCKQQDLTELLSAIKAVLSGYSYFPNQALHTVRSSLGNASESDMVDRLSGREMMVLQQLARGKTNKEIADGMFLSNKTVSTYKTRLLLKLNARSLVDLIELAQRNGLV; encoded by the coding sequence ATGAATAAAGTGCTGATCGTGGATGATCATCCCGTCATTCGTCTTGCTGTACGTTTGCTGATGGAGCGTCATGGTTATGAAGTCGTTGCCGAAACCGATAATGGCGTCGATGCGTTACAACTTGCTCGCGAACTTATGCCTGATATCGTCATTCTCGATATCGGTATTCCCAAGCTGGACGGATTGGAGGTCATTGCCCGTCTGGCGGCTATTCCTTCATCGATGAAGGTGCTGGTGCTGACTTCCCAGGCACCGGGACATTTTTCGATGCGCTGCATGCAGACGGGGGCGGCCGGGTATGTATGCAAGCAACAGGATCTTACTGAGTTACTGAGTGCAATCAAGGCAGTACTGTCCGGTTACAGTTACTTCCCCAACCAGGCCTTGCATACGGTACGGTCGAGTCTGGGCAATGCCAGTGAGTCGGATATGGTCGACCGATTATCGGGGCGGGAAATGATGGTCTTGCAACAACTGGCTCGCGGTAAGACCAACAAGGAGATCGCCGATGGAATGTTCTTGAGCAACAAGACCGTCAGTACCTACAAGACACGCTTATTGTTGAAGCTCAATGCCCGTTCCCTGGTCGACCTGATCGAACTGGCGCAGCGTAATGGGTTGGTGTGA
- a CDS encoding RnfABCDGE type electron transport complex subunit D, protein MPLPEPVDERLRQAMTRVLLATLPGLLALLWFHGWGVLLNLLLSGLTALAVEALVLRLRGRPFKPELNDGSALVSATLLALALPAYCPWWLTVTAAACALLFGKHLWGGVGSNPFNPAMLGYALVLVAFPSHMSQWPALHAMGLLEGLQQVFGTHPTPDAWAGATALDSLRTNTSLTIDELFANDPAFGRFGGSGVEWINLAFLAGGLFLLQQRVFSWHAPVGMLAILSIVSLLCWNGSGSDSHGSPLFHLFTGATMLGAFFIATEPVSGAKAPLARLLFGAGMGLLVYLIRTWAGYPDGVAFAVLLMNLGVPALDRFAEARQRRPLT, encoded by the coding sequence ATGCCGCTTCCTGAGCCCGTGGATGAACGGCTGCGCCAAGCGATGACGCGTGTGTTGCTGGCGACACTGCCCGGCCTGCTGGCATTGCTGTGGTTCCATGGCTGGGGCGTGCTGCTCAACCTGCTGTTGTCCGGTCTCACTGCGCTGGCAGTCGAAGCGTTGGTACTGCGTTTACGGGGCAGACCCTTCAAACCTGAGCTGAACGATGGCAGCGCGCTGGTTAGCGCCACACTGCTGGCCCTGGCCTTGCCGGCCTATTGCCCCTGGTGGCTGACCGTGACTGCGGCCGCCTGCGCCTTGCTGTTCGGCAAGCACCTGTGGGGCGGCGTCGGCAGCAACCCGTTCAACCCGGCGATGCTTGGGTACGCCTTGGTGCTGGTGGCGTTTCCCTCCCATATGAGCCAATGGCCGGCGCTCCATGCCATGGGCCTGCTTGAAGGCTTGCAGCAGGTATTCGGCACTCACCCGACGCCCGATGCCTGGGCCGGAGCAACCGCGCTGGACAGCCTGCGGACCAACACGAGCCTGACCATCGATGAACTGTTCGCCAACGATCCGGCCTTCGGGCGTTTCGGTGGCAGTGGTGTCGAATGGATCAACCTGGCCTTCCTGGCGGGCGGTCTGTTTCTGCTGCAACAGCGGGTGTTCAGTTGGCATGCCCCGGTGGGCATGCTGGCGATCCTGTCCATCGTCAGCCTGTTGTGCTGGAACGGTTCGGGTTCCGACTCCCATGGCTCGCCGCTGTTTCACCTGTTCACCGGCGCAACCATGCTCGGCGCGTTTTTTATCGCGACCGAACCGGTCTCGGGGGCCAAGGCCCCTCTCGCTCGCCTGCTGTTTGGCGCAGGTATGGGGTTGCTGGTCTATCTGATCCGTACCTGGGCTGGTTACCCGGACGGCGTGGCGTTCGCGGTGTTGCTGATGAACCTCGGAGTACCGGCACTGGACCGGTTTGCCGAAGCGCGACAACGGCGGCCACTGACATGA